A window from Engraulis encrasicolus isolate BLACKSEA-1 chromosome 13, IST_EnEncr_1.0, whole genome shotgun sequence encodes these proteins:
- the LOC134461816 gene encoding uncharacterized protein LOC134461816 yields MANSTCACSDLANANERLAKANMTIETLRRDIRRLQCEVVIKSHNTTLKHQTSNTSANLTTLSFFPSHSKHQPKSPPNPPCSTPARRSWTEVPKPLPQRVRPRSRRTLATPRQITREQPAHSEPRRPSTVLIGSSMVRHATLRNAQTWCLPGALVADVQSNVPDALSQYPTATTLIVHAGSNDIRLQQSKKLESDFLSLINTLSSTGKKYAISGPIPSVCFSAFQFSRIRQLHVWLMRHCRQEAIPYVDNFSAFWNRRNLFARDGRHLNRSGARLLATNLELTLEAHRSLD; encoded by the exons atggccaactctacctgcgcctgcagtgatctagctaatgctaatgaaagactagccaaagccaacatgacgattgaaacacttagacgtgacattcgccggctacaatgcgaggtagtcataaaatcccataacaccacgttgaaacaccaaaccagtaatactagcgccaacctaactacactatcttttttccccagccacagcaaacaccagccgaagtcccccccgaatccaccgtgctccactcccgcgcgtcgtagctggacggag gtgcccaagcctctaccacaaagagtgcgacccagaagccgccggaccctcgctacccccaggcaaatcacccgagagcagcctgcccattcagaaccccggcgaccatcaacagtcctcataggatcttcgatggttcgccacgcaaccctacgaaacgcccagacgtggtgcctacctggagctctcgtagccgatgtccagtcgaatgtgccggacgcgctgtcacagtatcctactgccacaactctcattgtccacgcaggctccaatgacatccggctgcagcagtctaaaaaacttgagtccgatttcctctcccttattaatacccttagcagcactggaaaaaaatacgctatctcaggccccatcccctctgtttgtttctctgccttccagttctcccgaatccgccaactgcacgtctggctgatgagacactgccgccaagaagccattccctacgttgacaacttctccgctttctggaaccgccgtaacctcttcgcacgagatggaaggcacttaaacagatctggcgctcgtctcctcgcgaccaacctagagctgaccctcgaagcccaccggtccttggattga
- the slc35a5 gene encoding UDP-sugar transporter protein SLC35A5 produces MAPYSYSSLSASRSCSSCCPQACRCSRTSICTLGLGLGFVILGTSRILLLKFAANADNKYDFLPASVNLLAEAIKLVFCLIMALRVVIREGRPFSELCCSSGSSLLGFLKWSVPAFLYFLDNLIIFYVMTYLQPAMAVLFSNVVILTTAVLFRLVLKRRLSWVQWAALIILFLSIVALTMGTGGSQHAIAMPGLHVAPLSPPSNSCLAFTHHLMELRNHNISASSGVESGSGSDWLDGLPEPAWSEPVVRQLRRFGVGYVLLLAQCFISSMANIYNEKILKEGDQLTESIYIQNTKLYLFGTLFNALALALRPEDRALIRHCGLLHGHNPFSACLVLATAALGLSVAFILKFRDNMFHVLTGQITTVLVTALSLFLFDFRPSADFFLQAPVVLLAIFVYHASRAPAGGDPDYALQMERLGVLNGDVRERCRGDGEELVRLKPNTDSDSEESSF; encoded by the exons ATGGCTCCTTACTCCTACTCCTCCTTATCGGCGTCGCGTAGCTGCTCCAGCTGCTGCCCACAGGCGTGCCGCTGCTCCCGCACCTCCATCTGCACCCTGGGCCTGGGCTTGGGCTTCGTCATCCTAGGCACCAGTCGCATCCTCCTGCTCAAGTTTGCAGCCAACGCAG ACAACAAGTATGACTTTCTGCCTGCCTCAGTCAACCTACTGGCTGAGGCCATCAAGCTAGTATTCTGCCTTATCATGGCCCTGAGGGTAGTGATTCGAG AGGGTCGGCCGTTCAGTGAGCTGTGCTGCTCGTCTGGCTCCTCGTTGCTGGGCTTCCTGAAGTGGTCTGTGCCGGCCTTCCTCTACTTCCTGGACAACCTCATCATCTTCTACGTCATGACCTATCTCCAGcca GCCATGGCAGTGTTATTTTCCAATGTCGTCATCCTGACTACGGCTGTTCTGTTCAGACTGGTGCTGAA GAGGCGCCTGTCGTGGGTGCAGTGGGCCGCCCTGATCATCCTCTTCCTGTCCATCGTGGCCCTGACTATGGGCACCGGTGGCAGCCAGCATGCCATCGCCATGCCCGGCCTCCACGTCGCTCCGCTCTCCCCACCCTCCAACAGCTGCCTGGCCTTCACCCACCATCTCATGGAGCTCCGAAACCACAACATCAGCGCTTCGTCGGGGGTGGAGTCCGGCTCCGGGTCCGATTGGCTAGACGGGCTACCAGAGCCGGCGTGGAGTGAGCCCGTGGTCCGGCAGCTGCGTCGTTTCGGCGTGGGCTACGTGCTGCTATTAGCCCAGTGCTTCATCTCCTCCATGGCCAACATCTACAACGAGAAGATCCTCAAG GAAGGGGACCAGCTGACAGAGAGCATCTATATCCAGAACACCAAGCTCTACCTGTTCGGCACGCTCTTCAacgccctggccctggccctgaggCCGGAGGACCGGGCCCTGATCCGCCACTGCGGCCTGCTGCACGGCCACAACCCCTTCTCCGCCTGCCTGGTGCTGGCCACCGCCGCCCTGGGCCTTTCCGTGGCCTTCATCCTCAAGTTCCGCGACAACATGTTCCACGTGCTGACGGGCCAAATCACCACTGTGCTGGTCACGGCACTGTCACTATTCCTGTTTGACTTTCGCCCCTCGGCCGACTTCTTCCTACAG GCCCCTGTTGTGCTGCTGGCTATCTTCGTCTACCACGCCAGCCGGGCGCCGGCCGGAGGGGACCCAGACTACGCCCTGCAGATGGAGAGGCTCGGGGTGCTCAACGGGGACGTGCGGGAACGTTGTCGAGGG gatgGCGAGGAGCTTGTGAGGCTCAAACCGAACACGGACAGCGATTCAGAGGAGTCTTCCTTCTAG